TCATTTTACATGGAAATTGAAATTGCAGCATCCATATTGCTTCCATTGGAGAGATTAAAATTAGGACATTGGTTCTAACCAAAGCAAATAACTTGCTAAAACCTAAAAAAGTTCATACATGAAGCAATCCTTCATTGTACGGAGAACGGGCTCGTTATATCGAGATGTGGAAATCAAATTAATGAACTAACCTCCTTGTGATGCAAACTAACCCATCTGTCGATTGGTAATCTTCCCAATATTTCATCAAGTTTTGCCTTCCTTACTTCTCGCCCTCTTGTGGATGTGAATAACAGAGTCAGTGGACCTAAGAAGCTATTCTCAAATTGATCAGGCATAAAGTGGGTAACGGTTTACGTTTTCCTCTTTGGGCATGGACACCGAATAGGCACCAATCTTAGTAATCTagagataaatatatacattgatccatttcctttttcttttctaaagatcGTAGAGTCACTATTGGAAGCCCCATAGTATAGCATGTGAAAACACACAAATGAGCtccacatttttttaaatagagtAATAGTTGTCTCCtcaaaagttttatttttttggataacaAGATGATATCTGTAACCTACCAATAAGTTTCCAAATatacttattaaaaatatatgtatatatatagatatattcaAATATATGTAGCCCGAAAATGACGCGAAAAGACAACCCAAGATTGatgattttttaatgaaattgattgtttttaatttttgaaatcatactttagtttttgaaattgaagaaatatcaattacaatataaaaggatttaaagaaatattctatTAAACGCAATGACGTAATTTGAACTAAAAAATATTGCGGCCTTGAAGAGAAGAACACTCGGACATAATGGTCTAAATCgatattttttccaaaaatgaATGTATGAtactttcaaataaattacatgtaatttttaaaaaataaattacttgaattcaagtaatatatataatttacttaAATAATTACTTCcctgaaaatataaaatcacttgaaatttttttaaaggaaaggATGTGTCATGCACTGAATCCCTGAATGGTGGAAGGGTTTACTATTTTACTGGTATGAGTCAAACTTTCCATTAGCAATTGAACTCCCATATTATCTTGATGACCCTTTTGCCTCTTCAAAGTTTTAACCTTACCAATCTGGCTTAATTCAAGCAGTTCGACGCTTATTTCGCTTAAGCAAGATCTTAGATTCGAGTAACTGTGAATGCATAAAATCCATATTGGGAGAATTTTACTCCTTAGTGAACCGACCCTgctcgactagattagtcTCCACCCGATTGAGCTTCCGAATACCAaaattcacaccgaaaaaagcTTTAACCTTGCATCTGGTGTATCTAAACCCGATGCCTTATCGCGGGAACCAACTTCAATCGAAGCAGACCACACAAAGCGTCATGGAAAGATAGCCACGGGCATACTCATGGAGCAACAACGTAGAGCTCCTCAAGATAGGATGTGATTGGCAGTCGAGCCGAGAGCAAGTATGTTCCCAGAACAAGCAATAATTTTGTCATGAATATGGCAGGAAATAGAGTTCACTAGCCCCACTGACCATATACCTTTTACTTTGATGCTGGGCTGAGATGTCTTGTCCTGCCGAGTCCAATACACCCTCTTCCTCTCAATATATGATCTGCATCCACCTAAATGTGCTCATCCAATTTGAACGAAACTTGGAAGCATTCATACACATCAGATAATGCCTCTGATTTCATCGGCAGTATGAATAGAACAGATAATTTATCGAACAAGCGCCCACTGAATCAGCATTAAGCAAATCATAGTCGACAGAATGATTGAAGAGGTGCTTCTTGTTTTGAACTTCCAAAGTAACACAGGCAAAGACACGAGAAATGTAGCTCTTATTGTGTTACAGAGTTCCCCGACCCGAACAAATGACTCATTGTGCATCTACTTCTACATCGTTGCATGTACAGAAAGAGAAGAATGTGATATCGCCCAATGTGCCTACAGATCCTATGCCAAAGACCTTCAGCAAGTTTGTATTAATGGGCCAAAAGAAGTGCTTACTCGATCTCCACTGAGACCTTCAGCTAGTCGTTAGAAGGCAAGCAGCAATCATCAAAGAACAAAAGAAGATATAGCAGATATCTCGGAGCAGCTAGAGACTGATCAACTTCCCAATAGCTGAGGGTGCAGGCACTGGCTCTTGTGTGAGGATTTTCGTTAGCGCATTGAGAGCAAAGTTCGGACTTTCCTTTCTCGCTCTGCCTTCCTAGCGCTCGGTGTCCTCTTAAGTTTCTTCAGCTCATCCATAACCTCCTTCTCCACAGTTTCAATTTGGTTCAGTAGCTTCTTCTGTGGAGTAAGGAACTCAGAGTCGTCACTTGCAACAGACTTATTGGTGATCTTAAGCAGGATCTTCGACATGTTACCAACAGAAGGAGGGCACCGCTTCTTCCCTACGGATTGGCTGGGAGTAACCAGAGAATGCTCGTGCTCAAGGGGAGCATGCAATAGCTGCAGAGTAGGATTGAGAGTTCTTGGCCCCCGCAGTGGCGGGCTATCAGTTTCATGGGCTTGAGCATCTGCTAGGCGAGCTCTTCTCCTTTCCATTGCCTGAAAGGAGATCGGAAAAGCTACTAAATACACGTAactagaaaaggaaaaaacagaATGAATTGACAAGAATCCTCTTTCCGGAAGGGGACCATAAACATTGGAAATAGTTGCAAATTGTACATGAAACTGATTCTGTTCGAAAACTTCTTGTTGACAGGACGCATACTAGTAGCATCAAAAATCTCCACTAACGAAAATGTTTTCAAAACCACATCTTGACTATCAGAACCAGTACATCTGACAAATCTATGTTACTTCCGGTCAAACACAAGAGATATTCATCTGCAACCATTTTGCTCAATCTAATATTACTACAAACAAGCAATGCCCCTCGTGGATGAGGATTTTGACGGTGATGAGCAGTAATGGGATCAAGTAGTAAAATCATCAGGCTAGAGATCATCGAAATAAGTTATGGAAGTTCAATGGCAAGCAGCACATAAATGAATAACCCAGCAAAAACTATAAAGGATGAGCAATTTTACATAAACCGATACAAGATTCTACGTAGGGAAGAGAGTCAGATGCTGTCCTTAGCACCAAGAGAAACCAAATAACCCAATTCTATTACATTGCTAATTCATGAATCAAGTGGTGCCACaatattgataaaaatagAACACTACTTAATAATCGGGAAACGGTCCATTCCATTAACTCGACACCACGATTAAGGATTCTTCTCAACTTTCTATTTTCGACCTTAATCGACAGAGAAGGGACTAAATCAAGTAGCTGACGAGCTCCTACATTTTTATGTTAGCAATCACCTATCTGAAAAGAACAACAGTCCAGAGATATCGGATTATCTAATAACAAACGGCATATACGAATCAGCAGATCAATCAAACCTGACTCGTCTTTTCATATAAAACCCTAAACCATAATCAGATCTCCAACAAGAGGATCAAAATAGTTAACGAATCAAGAAAAAATTGTATGAACGACTCTGTTGTGGGAAATACtaagaggtctaaaaaggtTTTAAACTTCATACCCTCGTGATGTAAGTGATATCGCGCAAGGGGGTTCTTGGGTACCAAGATGGTAATATGCTGCTCGTGGAACGTCCCCTTCCCAGCCCTCCCATCGCACTGCGGGACGTCGTCGGTGTGTTCTCTGCCCTGGTGAATGGGGACCCATGGAGGGTTCGGCCGCGAGCACTGGGCGTTCTTGGAGTTGCGAGCCATCCCCCAGCCCGAGCAGTACCTCGTCCCAGCACGAATCCCGGGGTCCTCTGCTGGATCGGGGACTCCAAGGGAGGGGAGCTCCTGTCCCGTTCATCTCTAAGGGTACCGAGTGCACCCGAACGCCTACGGGCAATAAATTCGGCTGCTAGGTCTACCGGTCGCACGAGTCTGTCCCTTGATTCGGGcattcttgaaaatctcactGATACATCGAGAGCAGAGCAGAAACATCAGAAGCTTAGACTGAAAAACGACAGGCAAATCAAGAAATGAAAACGGGGTTGTGCTCGGAGACCCATCAAGAAATCAAAACAGGGAAGCGTGAAATGATCAAATGGGTTCGCAGTTTCGGGCGATTCCAGCAAAAAGCAACTGACATTTGTGAAGAAATGGAGAGATTTGATCTGACCTCGTCAGAGCTGAAGGTTGTTTCTTGGGAGCATATGGAGATGGGTTCGTCCGTGTGAATCTGAAGGGGATTTGAAGGCgcaagaagaagggaagaaagTGCTTTGCAGAGGAGCGCCGTAGGTGGGAGGGAGAGGAAAACGgtgaattattttcaaatcacAAGTTTGGGCGGCTGAATACGCACGGCTATGGATGGCATGGTATCGGCGAAAATTTTGAttccaatttcaaaatcacaTCTTTGGGCGGTCAAAAGATACTTCCCATTTTCACCAACAGACAATCTCTTTCTTGGAGCAAAAGCCCAACGTTGTCCCTCCGACTGGGCCTCCCTGGCTCGGGTGTCCAACCTATGCTCTGTCTGGGCTCTGCTTGGCATTACacattttttcatatattaagaTAAGATTGGAAGTATTACATTTAGCACCCCGAAGCTCTTATAACTATCGATTCGCGacccttttctttctcttttaagTTTTCCCCAAGATTATATGTTTCAACTTCGCATCTTCGAAGACGTGGAAGTTGTTGGTCGTGTTATCTGCAAGAGTGCATATGATTTTGGTGACGGTTGAGGATGCAAAGGAAGGGTTCTCATGTCAATCACTGCATAAAGCTTTCAGGATTTTAGTAAGTTGCCCGAGTTGAATCGCAAGAAAAACATCAATGGTGGTGAAGCATTTCTCAAccataaaattacaaaaaggtGCATCAGTTATGGATGACCTTTAGGACGAAGAATGATTCGAAGGCAAAACACGGAGAGATTATGCAAGATAGAATGCGGAAAAATGCGAAGGCATCTCTATGTTTCCGCTGCAAATGAAAGACTGCTTCCACAAAATCAGAAAATTCTCTTCCATAACTTGAAATACGACGAAAGGGTCCTATTGATTCAATCCTCATCCACAGTAAGCACAACATCTGGGAGAATACACAAATCATTGAAAGGTCCCTGACGGGGagtactaaaaaaaaaaaagaaaaatcagaatagTGACTTAAAAGGGCCTAAAACAAAGAAACAACTATGCGTAGGAATAGATGTATTTGGAGTCTGAAAAGGAAACGATCAGGAAGACATGCAGCACCCCCCAGATCGAGGGGCCTGGTCCTGTCCGGGGACAATAATCTTGGTCCCTTTAAGAAGGTTTGCATTCATATCTGAATCATCCGTTGCATTAAGGGTCTTCTTGCTGATGATCCGATATATCTCCGTTAACACAGTCAGGAATGCAGGCTCCACATTGGTGGCCTCAAGGGCCGATGTCTCCATGAAGAATAGGTTCTCCCTTTGGGCGAACTCTTGGGCATCTTCAGTCGGGACAGCCCGCAAGCTGCCCAAGTCGGACTTGTTGCCGACAAGCATTATCACAATGTTCTTGTCAGCGTGTCCCCGAAGTTCTTCTAGCCATCGGGTCATGTGGTCAAATGATTGACGTTTAGTCATGTCGTAGACTAGCATTGCCCCTACTGCACCTCTGTAGTATGCACTTGTAACCGCTCGGTACCTGGGACAGGAAAAGGTGTGGATACACATAAGCACGAAAAAACAATACGCTAGACGTCACTAAAATTAATGAGAGTCTTCTAAGCATTATGATCAAACATGCTGTTTCATCAGCATCATGCTACTTCACGAGTTCATTGAAGGATTAACTTTATGAAACAACCTATCTTCGTAAGATGTGAAAGATCCCATACAACGAATCTCAGTACACTTCGTTTTCAGATGCTGATAGAACCCATGGGCATGTAGTTCTGTCTCCGTGTACAGTTCAATATAATAGATGTTCTGCATGATCATTTTTCACACAGAAAGCATATGTTAGGAGAAAATAGAATTGCACCGGATTgactttaaaaagaaaagccgAGCGGAATATGATAGCTGAAGATCAGTGGAAGGTCACAGCACAATACACATGCACATGTACAGCGTATATGTGAGCAGGATGACTTTCAGTATGCATATGTAACAGTGAAGAGCTTGCAATTAAAACAATTCAGACTCGAGAAATCAACTAAACTCTAAACATAGGGTTGGTTTCTTTCTCTAGATGAAGACAACATCAACGGGAACGAAGAAGCAATAGAAGCGCGAGTGGCCTTCTAACAATCAGACCAAAATCAAATGAAATGCAGCATGTCCTGAAGTTGCAGAAATTGCTtggaaataataatatcatcACAGTGACAATCTAACATTGTCCCCCCCTGAACTTTCCTGTAAACTGTATGATGTCGGAATAGAAATTCTCGAATGATGATTCCGAGAGCTCAAGTAGGAACCCAACCATTCTTGAGAGACCACTTCAACATTTGTAAGAGCGATGAATGGTAATGTAATGGATGAATTCTAAGGTCTAGAGTTAATAAGGCATTCTGCATTTCGTGACTATAAAAATTGACGGGCACATCCCCATCTCTCCAGCAGCTTCTTCCCTCTTCAACTGTACTGCACATTAACCCATCAGCTCAGGCTATACAATATCAAGCAACAAGCTCTACTATCTTCACGTAAAAGCTAATGTGATCCTCAAAATCCTGCTTTCAAGCTCCTATAAAGACTCGGATAATTCGgaaaaagaacaaattttttcctcctcctctttttGGTTTGATCCTAAGTATGCTAGTCCACAAAATTAGCAAACCAACGCccataaataaacaagagtCGAGCTACGACACGGCGAATCTGAGCATAGAAAACCACCTCTCCTGGCCGGCGGTGTCCCATATCTGAGCCTTCACCGTCTTGTTATCGATCACGAGCGTCTTCGTCTGGAATTCGACCCCGATCGTGGCCTTCGATTCCACGCTGAACTCGTTCCTCGCGAACCGAGCGAGGAGCTGGGATTTCCCCACCGCGGAGTCCCCGATCAAAACTATCTTGAACACGTAGTCGATCTTCTGGTTGTAATCTCCATACAGGTTGGACATTATAACGAATCCCGCTCAGAATCACCGCTCTGAATCAGATAATTAAGGCATGGAAGGGATCGAATCATGGATGGAGCAAGGCATTGGAGCTGAGCAGCCGGGATCGCTTGGTCATCAGATCGGGCAGCATTCGCCGGAGTGTGGCGATTGATGGCGGCAGGGGCAGATCGCTAATAATTGGCCAATCGGGAAGGAGATTACGGGGAAAGTGAAGCTCTGCCTGCCTTTCCCAGTTTGCTTTCAGGAACAAACGACGAAGAGCAATCATTTCTTCATTGGGttaattactttaaaaaagaattaacttttcgcgttttttcaattatatcacaaacttttttttctttacacctaaaaatacacaaattaTCAAATTGATATCAATATTAGCACGACATCATCTTTTTTTATCGATAAAGCCTCAAGAGGTTACCGCTCCGCAATTGAGGTCACCTATAACGACATATGTCGCTGCCGACCACAATTGTGGGTGGTGGCTGTCGATGAGTCTCCCGCCCCGACCCATCTTCCTTCCATTCtcaaatttacttttttttttcaaattcagcAACAAAGGCCTCACCGATGGTCACCACCGTCCTTGTAGAGTCACTGGTGACTACTGAGATAATCGGTTGCTCTGATTAGAGGTAGTGGCCAACAAATCCCatttaaattaacaaaaaagttGATGCATGCTAatattgatatcaaattgTGTATACTTTtaagtaaagaaaaaaattggtaCTAGAATTGATCGAATgtaaaaattttgtttttttaggtaattatCCATTCTCCATTTGGTATGGAGACAGACGGCCAATGCGGGTTCCATTAACGGCCGCGATGGCCCCATTGTCTCAGCTAATTTCTATTTTCCTAGaacaaaaattagaaattagttcgtttattttcaattttttgatgaAGAGAGATATTAATTAGCTTGAGTACTAACAAAATTTTTGAGAATGTAAATTTTCAAGTTCTTCCCATTTATTAAAAGAGATTAATAATAGAATATCTTCAAAtgtctaaaaaaaaaatatatgtagcTACGGGTTTGGTTACTGAAGATTTGTGAAATTATGTTGATATGTATCTTAGTACCCAATTTCACAATATGCTAGAAACTCTTACgatgcgtttgatttcagagttaaagtaactttgattttgattgtggaaaatgacaaaatgttgtgtagtgtgttgagttaaagttaaagttaaattttttgacttgagaaatgtgtatttttattgtgcagtgggttgagttaaaattaaagttaaaatttttgttattttaactctgaaaacaaacggaccATTATATTTGGTTCCAAGAGATAGTGCCCGAACACTATTGTCAGAGTTACCCTAATTGGGCACATGACCTTTGCGCCGTAGATGTGCACGGTACAAATATAATCTTGAATGCATTAAGAAGATACAATTTCGATCGACATTGAGCATTCATTCGTCACCATCATTGTCATTTTTAAAAGCAGGAAGAGAGGTTGAAGTACTGATGGGACCTCTCGAACAAGTCAACGAGGACACAAGTAGCAACTGCATGTGGGAATCATACGCATGCATGCTTGCATGTAATATGCTTGTCTTGAGACAGGGAGAGGCAGACAATGACTTGATGCTGACTGAGGACAATGTAACTCGAACCGTGGAATTTGAATACTGCCCTGTGGCAATACCCCTTTGATACTACTTGTTTTACTGAGCAAGGACAAATACAGATTCCGACATGATCGTTATTAATTATGAGTTTCTATACAAGATTTCATCATCTTAATCTAGAATCTTGCAGACAACTCTAGCTACAGATATATTTCTACTCCACCAAGGCCACGAACTAGAAATAAATGAGGTTTCCCGTTGCTTCctactttcttcttctcccgCGTAAGTAAGTAGAAGACAGAGGCAAAAACCGAGCTACGTCCTATCTTTTATCTGTACTAGTGCCTTCTATATTATCTTGTTCGCGACTGAATTCTGCATGTTCAAGCATTTGCAGTTTGCACGTATGGCGCTAAGTGTCTGCAAAAGAagataaattaaattgataagtCAGTGGAAGAGAACAGGTGTATTTGTGCAATATCATAATCTTCGACTCCTAGTTTGGTCAATGGCTTTTAGTTACCTTGAACTGCTTCTGCAGATCCTTGATGTACCCGACCGCCAAATCAAGCATATCTGCTGTATTTGTTTGCTGGCAGCAAAGAAGATCATCAGTCCGGAGTTTGGACGGGAATTGTTATTCTaggatttgttcattttcaggaAATCTTTGTGTACCTTGTCCATATTGGGAACAAGCTCTTGCAGTTTTCTCATCCTCTCACTTATTCGGGTCCTCCTCACCTGAAACACTTAACCCTTGTAAGCACATAGCTTTCCAGATTTGACAAGATAAACTACAGAGAAAGAGAGCTCAGAGAAGCTGAGATCTTTACCCTCTCTGCGATGCTTCGAGGGTGAGTGGCACATCCACGCTTTGCTCTGATCTTACAAGGAACCGAGTCCTGAAACTGCAGCAATTTCTCCATAGTGGACATCTCCGATGAACTTCTTTGCAAGCTCAGATGGCGAGATAGAAGGGGACCACGACTGCCGAGCTcattattctgtatcaaaagaTTTCAGCAGCATAAGAGACTTTTCATAGAACAGAAGTCTcccaaaaattataattacgCTCGGAGCTGAATCAAGACTCTTAAATGGTTCAGTTGGTTTCAAAGGCAGAAAAACTTGACTAAAAATTTGTGGaatgataaacaaattatAGAATTGTGGGATATGCCAACTGCTACTACCTGACTGCCGGGGAAAAGCTTTATATCATTGTCTCGTTCTCTCTTCAGGCTGGTGAAATTGTCCGAGAAATGCGAGGAATCGTTCCAGGAATTGAAGTGGAACCCAGAACCTAAAAACCTACCCTCGCTGTTTCCAATCCCAATCCTACTTGAATCGTCAGGGCCACCTTCTCCCAAGCTTTCGCTCCCGATCTCAGAAATCTGCGACAACATCCCCAGTGAAGATGGGAAGCTGAATGGACCCTTCGACCTGTTTGTAGGAGGACTTAATTCTCCATCAAATCCACTCCCCATTCTATAATTTCCCATACCTTTTACCGAAGCATAGCCTGCAGTTTGCCGAGAAATTTTCAGTATCCATAATCCAAGCTCAGTACAAAGACGTAAATAGTTGCTTCATTTAGCAAAAGATAGTAAGCGCGTCAAAGGATTTGAAAGCATCAACTTTCCTATTAtacatgaaaattttacacTAGAATgccatttctttttcctctcgCACTCTTCATTTCCGTTCCAGCTCGATTACTTCTATGAATGAACTCTCTCATAAGCCCAACTCCCTATTCATTTTACTACAAGTTACTCAATGTATTCAACTAGAAGCAGTTCGCCTGCAGTGGAAACATTTTCTCCGAATATATCGGTTAAAAGGAAAGCTCCGCCACTTTGTCAATCACTTATAGAATCAGTGTAGAAGAAAAACGGCTCATCGGTCTCTTACAAACTACTCACTACCTCCTATGATCAAGCGGCTCCAAGTTCTTTTAGGAGTTCATTTAGTCTCGACACTAGTTATATGTAGCCAAAGCCGTCACCTTCGACCCTCAAAAGTAACTCAGGAGTACCCTACTCAAAGTAGAACAGCGAAAGG
The sequence above is drawn from the Punica granatum isolate Tunisia-2019 chromosome 5, ASM765513v2, whole genome shotgun sequence genome and encodes:
- the LOC116206965 gene encoding protein POLYCHOME, producing the protein MPESRDRLVRPVDLAAEFIARRRSGALGTLRDERDRSSPPLESPIQQRTPGFVLGRGTARAGGWLATPRTPSARGRTLHGSPFTRAENTPTTSRSAMGGLGRGRSTSSILPSWYPRTPLRDITYITRAMERRRARLADAQAHETDSPPLRGPRTLNPTLQLLHAPLEHEHSLVTPSQSVGKKRCPPSVGNMSKILLKITNKSVASDDSEFLTPQKKLLNQIETVEKEVMDELKKLKRTPSARKAERERKVRTLLSMR
- the LOC116208849 gene encoding ras-related protein RABA4d isoform X2, with product MGHRRPGENIYYIELYTETELHAHGFYQHLKTKCTEIRCMGSFTSYEDRYRAVTSAYYRGAVGAMLVYDMTKRQSFDHMTRWLEELRGHADKNIVIMLVGNKSDLGSLRAVPTEDAQEFAQRENLFFMETSALEATNVEPAFLTVLTEIYRIISKKTLNATDDSDMNANLLKGTKIIVPGQDQAPRSGGCCMSS
- the LOC116208849 gene encoding ras-related protein RABA4d isoform X1 — translated: MSNLYGDYNQKIDYVFKIVLIGDSAVGKSQLLARFARNEFSVESKATIGVEFQTKTLVIDNKTVKAQIWDTAGQERYRAVTSAYYRGAVGAMLVYDMTKRQSFDHMTRWLEELRGHADKNIVIMLVGNKSDLGSLRAVPTEDAQEFAQRENLFFMETSALEATNVEPAFLTVLTEIYRIISKKTLNATDDSDMNANLLKGTKIIVPGQDQAPRSGGCCMSS
- the LOC116206907 gene encoding transcription factor bHLH130-like; this translates as MDSENPQQLGYGLLRFRSASSYLLGGFAETGPGKVSLGAEGLEAEKFGSRFMGFSGADVFEEKPKQSPGISPRGYSGLPPQYPRPSSGLSSSPLEGAYTGVGPMGVDHQSQPKLNSSNLARQSSSPAGLFSQVSNQNGYASVKGMGNYRMGSGFDGELSPPTNRSKGPFSFPSSLGMLSQISEIGSESLGEGGPDDSSRIGIGNSEGRFLGSGFHFNSWNDSSHFSDNFTSLKRERDNDIKLFPGSQNNELGSRGPLLSRHLSLQRSSSEMSTMEKLLQFQDSVPCKIRAKRGCATHPRSIAERVRRTRISERMRKLQELVPNMDKQTNTADMLDLAVGYIKDLQKQFKTLSAIRANCKCLNMQNSVANKII